One window of the Endomicrobium proavitum genome contains the following:
- a CDS encoding glycosyl hydrolase has translation MKKSLLKVLSIVLLTAACVVPAAFGQDYNIPAPTITGAGAFGTNDANLTNQMPKADLKMSSQTRAYPTNRWWGSMIFTNSYHNFSLAMNAAPMAVNFNTGAKNWWEIPGAGYVIGHPDLSYTASPDMLRSSGGWGIYVLGHNGDAGGTGTYGFMTASTTFVKNYSDWAFTAIVQDRNRPQDKLTATIVKGSPFTYNYYTASVKPSIIVTNGSITLYNNVGTPSTGTFTGDRVIVMVNDGTKYQYYGVYAPASTGFTRQSTTELRLTLPSAVESERYVSVALLYSGASENLATAKSVFDEYYKYAYNFVTNTQASWTLNNNASITTTFNVTLTAKRTGGSFVSGQTVFALYPHQHKNLDSASPASYYSAVDFKTLRGTMKIYRGSSFKTKYNFNGMLPALPYETPEANKSKIQTYLDAESNINLAATTYRDTYYGGKIYEKVANMIPIAHMHGDIATKNSLINKLKTELVQRYSNNSARYFLYDQRYGGIQGYHYLAYNNEDFGSRYYNDHHFHYGMFVYASAILAMFDPDFASSSQYQSMVNAVIKDFANADRNDVSFPFLRYFDVYEGHSWANGRGTTSGDDGTDQESSSEAMNAWAGIYLWGVATNNPDLIALGIYLYTTEYAAIKEYFFDMDGTTYSGTPWAHKSIGRLYDNRVSYDLWWTPQITQTILGIQVLPLTPSMLYLGYNPTFSQSFYNEMWNGRDTGGNANLWKDIWLRYKSLFDGAGALTDWNSWNPTSSSDAEFGSSLTLSYHFINFFNKLGTVNTNYYATESGGAVVPFTTMQSASGPVYIAYNNSNAYKTVNFYTKAGASVGSAAVPPYTTIQTGDFNDYKYDSLRAMYSTNTWYALAVDKYGDSVRVSSIAAPPVNSTYYVTLPAVFRVTHSNATFDPMAGYVSIATSTVPDGYSPSDIKLVKYNGASLAEVAGQSVTLNAKDARIAANFTSTGTYLLVIQKPITLLSGTVKNNKGNTNLNANLLVWSSVDAASTTVAANGSYSNLELSYGGNYTVTPALANFIFEPAVFAITPSSVGVTLTQNFTGFAVSKTSGNVTNNIGGAAANATVYIYDVTANSTITKSAAGWYVAENLIEDRNYVITPVADRFIFAPSSFAFTATAANKIQHFTAYAISNTSGVIKNNKDNSNVAATVYIKDVAANTVSTKTVNGFYATDNLVEGRNYVINIEAPNFLFVPSSYAFSASASDEARNFAAFAVSRSSGTIKNNIGGANVNANIYVYDVLANSTATKSANGWYQTDYLYESKNYVLTPFADRFMFVPSSVAFAATNADVVYSFTGYALSKTSGTIKNNKDNSNVNASMSVYDTAANSTNTFSSGSGFYATGWLTEGKNYVVTPQADRFKFSPVNTAVNASNLDIYRNFIATALSIASGTIKNNAGGGNINATVYIYDVVANSSATKSANGFYVTDWLDEGKNFIITPAANRFKFVPQSASFTAAAADVFKNFTGYALSVTSGVVKNNIGGANVNANIYVYDVLANSTITKSANGFYATDDLTEGQNYIITAKAAGFKFLPQSYAFTAGSADAAKNFTGYALSYATVTLKNAQNGANVNVNIKIYDSLSNSTNTIYASGGAYVIEATEGLSYAITPDDELYEWTPASWTFTATTANRAQIFSGAVKKILSGNITNNINSAPLAINLNIFDVALNSTITKTGVSSYSTGLVYGKQYVVTPSLANFMFVPSSFAFTAGNVDITQNFTGYALSKTSGTVKNNTGGANVNATIYIYDIVANSTATKSATGFYASDNLIEGRNYIITPQAANFRFEPQSVNLTATNADVFRNFTGYALSKTTGTVLNNKDSSAVSANIHIYSVVANSTVTKSANGFYITDDLDQGKNYVITPIANRFMFVPEKDTFTATTSNRVANFTGYAVSITSGVVKNNIGGANVNATVYIWDAVANSTITKSANGFYASDNLIEGRNYVITPQAANFRFTPQSVSFTATSADTYKNFTGYAISKSSGTIKNNIGGANVNATVYIWDVVANSTVTKSANGFYITDDLDQGKNYVITPIANRFMFVPEKDTFTATTSNRVANFTGYAVSITSGVVKNNIGGANVNATVYIWDAVANSTITKSANGFYASDNLIEGRNYVITPQAANFRFTPQSVSFTATSADTYKNFTGYAISKSSGTIKNNIGGANVNATVYIWDVVANSTVTKSANGFYITDDLDQGKNYVITPIANRFMFVPEKDTFTATTSNRVANFTGYAVSITSGVVKNNIGGANVNATVYIWDAVANSTITKSANGFYASDNLIEGRNYVITPQAANFRFTPQSVSFTATSADTYKNFTGYAISKSSGTIKNNIGGANVNATVYIWDVVANSTVTKSANGFYITDDLDQGKNYVITPVANRFMFVPEKDTFTATTLNRVTNFTGFALSFATGTLKNVANNSNVNVSVRVYDVSANSATIINNANGFYSARVIEGRNYIITPDNEFYEWTPASWTFTAGATDKIQNFVGAKKTAVTGTIKNNIGATNINANIYIYDGTATTTKTVTGSYSAGLVFGKTYTLTPKADRFIFVPASWTFTADSSDKVQNFTGKAISWTSGTVRNNKDNSNVNATVYIWDVLANSTAAVINANGFYSSGYLIEGQNYVITPTAANFIFVPAASTFTATSADALKNFTGFALSKSSGTIKNNTGGANVSATVYIYDVLANSTATKSANGFYATDDLIEGRNYVITPVANRFVFVPQRDTFTAASVNRELNFTGYATSILSGTVKGAVRTNQNIAGQMRVYDNFTNSTNVYAFDGRYEVNTVEGYKYELAPFGSRVLFTTAAGVFNASTFAYTATSQDKRQDFVAYALTKASATILNNIGNTAAWADVYLYDAAANSTLTWTHNTGGANETQDLIEGRNYVISVVPYTGGMTPVNQRNFIFKPSSVAFTAATADRFDAIKAYRFTYISATVTNVQYATAVVSGMMHITDSFFGDQHIAFASTHTYVIVEGMSYAFAPEAASHVIDAYSFTVNSVDSVLDHVFMAYPSYAIGGQITFSNGSPAAGIEVDIYNVVAGSTNTVVTGSNGTYSFNGVYNSSYTVTARSGVYKFNVQGYDTGALVMPQPNLNFTVAAEDTKIVAYPNPYKPFKHTNGGIKFTNVKQGAKIKVYNIAMEKVFEDTVMSDGQYLWNVINNYGNDIGSGIYIYHIDVDGKISKGKIAIER, from the coding sequence ATGAAAAAAAGTTTATTGAAAGTATTATCCATAGTTTTGCTTACGGCGGCATGCGTTGTGCCGGCGGCGTTTGGGCAGGATTATAATATTCCCGCTCCCACAATAACCGGCGCGGGAGCTTTCGGCACAAACGACGCCAACCTTACCAACCAGATGCCTAAAGCTGATTTAAAAATGAGCTCTCAAACACGGGCTTACCCTACCAACAGATGGTGGGGGTCTATGATATTTACAAACAGCTATCATAATTTTTCGCTTGCCATGAACGCTGCCCCCATGGCGGTAAATTTTAATACCGGCGCAAAGAATTGGTGGGAAATTCCGGGAGCCGGTTACGTTATTGGGCATCCGGATTTATCTTACACGGCAAGTCCGGATATGCTTAGAAGTTCCGGCGGCTGGGGAATTTATGTTTTAGGACATAACGGCGACGCGGGAGGAACCGGCACTTACGGCTTTATGACCGCAAGCACAACCTTTGTAAAAAATTATTCCGATTGGGCTTTCACCGCTATAGTGCAAGACAGAAACAGGCCGCAAGATAAATTAACAGCTACAATAGTTAAAGGTTCGCCGTTTACATATAATTATTACACTGCCAGTGTAAAGCCTTCTATTATAGTTACAAACGGAAGTATTACTCTTTACAATAATGTCGGCACGCCGTCTACGGGAACTTTTACCGGCGACAGAGTAATAGTTATGGTTAACGACGGAACAAAATATCAGTATTACGGCGTTTACGCGCCTGCAAGCACGGGGTTTACAAGACAATCAACCACGGAATTGCGTCTTACTTTGCCAAGCGCCGTAGAATCCGAAAGATACGTTTCCGTGGCGCTTCTTTACTCGGGCGCAAGTGAAAATCTTGCAACGGCAAAAAGCGTTTTTGACGAATACTACAAATATGCTTACAACTTTGTAACAAACACGCAGGCAAGCTGGACGTTAAACAACAACGCTTCCATAACCACAACGTTCAACGTTACTTTAACCGCAAAAAGAACGGGCGGCAGTTTTGTTTCCGGTCAGACGGTTTTTGCGTTGTATCCGCACCAGCACAAAAATTTAGATTCTGCGTCGCCGGCTTCATATTACAGCGCGGTAGATTTTAAAACGCTTCGCGGAACAATGAAAATTTACAGAGGCTCTTCTTTTAAAACAAAATATAATTTTAACGGAATGCTTCCCGCCTTGCCTTATGAAACGCCTGAGGCAAACAAATCAAAAATTCAAACGTATCTTGACGCTGAAAGCAATATTAATTTAGCGGCTACCACATACCGCGACACTTACTACGGCGGAAAAATTTATGAAAAAGTTGCAAATATGATACCTATTGCGCATATGCACGGCGATATAGCTACAAAAAACAGCTTAATAAACAAACTGAAAACCGAGCTTGTACAAAGATACAGCAATAACTCAGCGAGATATTTTTTATACGACCAGCGTTATGGCGGTATTCAAGGGTATCACTATTTAGCTTACAACAACGAAGATTTCGGCTCGCGTTATTATAACGATCATCATTTTCATTACGGAATGTTTGTTTACGCTTCCGCAATTCTTGCAATGTTTGATCCGGACTTTGCCTCGTCGTCGCAATATCAAAGCATGGTTAATGCCGTTATCAAAGATTTTGCAAATGCCGACAGAAACGACGTAAGTTTTCCTTTCCTTAGATATTTTGACGTTTACGAAGGACATTCTTGGGCAAACGGCAGAGGAACTACCTCGGGCGACGACGGCACAGATCAGGAATCTTCGTCCGAAGCCATGAATGCTTGGGCTGGCATATATCTGTGGGGCGTTGCAACAAATAATCCGGATCTTATAGCTTTGGGTATTTATTTATACACAACGGAATACGCAGCGATAAAAGAATATTTCTTTGATATGGACGGCACAACTTACTCGGGAACTCCGTGGGCGCACAAATCCATAGGCAGGCTTTACGACAATCGCGTGTCTTACGATTTATGGTGGACGCCGCAAATTACGCAAACAATTTTGGGCATTCAAGTTTTGCCTTTAACGCCGTCAATGCTTTATTTAGGGTATAACCCGACGTTCTCGCAAAGTTTTTATAATGAAATGTGGAATGGCAGAGATACCGGCGGCAACGCAAATTTATGGAAAGATATTTGGCTTAGATACAAATCCCTTTTTGACGGCGCGGGCGCGCTTACCGACTGGAACTCGTGGAACCCAACGTCCTCAAGCGATGCGGAATTCGGCAGCAGCTTAACTCTTTCTTACCACTTTATAAACTTTTTCAACAAGCTTGGAACGGTAAACACAAACTATTACGCAACGGAATCCGGCGGCGCGGTTGTGCCGTTTACAACTATGCAAAGCGCAAGCGGTCCGGTATATATTGCATATAATAATTCTAACGCATACAAAACCGTAAACTTTTACACCAAAGCGGGCGCCAGTGTGGGCAGCGCGGCGGTTCCTCCATACACCACAATTCAAACGGGCGATTTTAACGACTACAAATACGATTCCTTAAGAGCAATGTACAGCACAAACACGTGGTATGCGCTGGCTGTGGACAAATACGGCGACAGCGTGCGCGTAAGTTCTATTGCCGCGCCGCCTGTAAACTCTACATATTACGTTACGCTGCCGGCTGTTTTTAGAGTTACGCATAGCAACGCAACTTTTGACCCCATGGCGGGATACGTTTCTATTGCAACGTCAACGGTTCCGGACGGCTACAGCCCAAGCGATATAAAACTTGTCAAATATAACGGAGCAAGTTTAGCGGAAGTTGCCGGACAAAGCGTAACGCTGAATGCAAAAGACGCCAGAATTGCGGCAAACTTTACTTCTACCGGCACCTATCTTCTTGTAATACAAAAACCTATAACGCTTTTGTCGGGAACTGTAAAAAATAACAAAGGCAATACAAATCTTAACGCAAACCTTCTTGTTTGGTCAAGCGTTGACGCAGCTTCAACAACGGTTGCCGCAAACGGTTCTTACTCTAATTTGGAATTAAGTTACGGCGGAAATTATACCGTTACTCCGGCTTTGGCAAATTTTATTTTTGAGCCGGCAGTTTTTGCAATAACCCCCTCAAGCGTAGGCGTTACGTTAACGCAAAATTTTACCGGTTTTGCCGTAAGTAAAACAAGCGGAAACGTTACAAATAATATCGGCGGCGCAGCGGCTAACGCCACGGTTTATATTTACGATGTTACTGCAAACTCTACAATTACAAAATCTGCAGCAGGGTGGTATGTTGCGGAAAATTTAATTGAAGACAGAAACTATGTTATTACGCCTGTTGCCGACAGGTTTATATTTGCGCCGTCAAGTTTTGCGTTTACCGCAACAGCTGCAAATAAAATTCAACACTTTACCGCATATGCAATAAGCAACACAAGCGGAGTGATAAAAAACAATAAAGACAATTCAAACGTTGCCGCTACGGTTTACATAAAAGACGTTGCCGCAAATACGGTTTCAACAAAAACGGTAAACGGATTTTACGCAACAGATAATTTGGTTGAAGGCAGAAACTATGTGATAAACATTGAAGCGCCGAACTTTTTATTTGTGCCTTCAAGCTACGCGTTTAGCGCAAGCGCGTCTGATGAAGCGCGCAACTTTGCGGCTTTTGCCGTAAGCCGTTCAAGCGGAACAATAAAAAATAATATCGGCGGCGCAAATGTTAACGCTAATATATATGTGTATGACGTTCTTGCAAACTCTACGGCAACAAAGTCAGCAAACGGCTGGTATCAAACGGATTATTTGTATGAAAGCAAAAACTATGTGCTTACGCCTTTTGCAGACAGATTTATGTTTGTTCCGTCAAGCGTTGCTTTTGCGGCAACAAACGCGGACGTTGTTTACAGCTTTACCGGTTACGCGCTTTCCAAAACAAGCGGAACGATAAAAAATAATAAAGATAATTCTAACGTTAACGCAAGCATGTCCGTTTACGATACTGCGGCAAATTCTACAAATACGTTTTCATCGGGTTCGGGTTTTTATGCAACAGGGTGGCTTACCGAAGGTAAAAATTACGTTGTAACGCCGCAGGCCGACAGATTTAAATTTTCTCCTGTAAATACCGCTGTCAACGCGTCTAATTTAGATATATACAGAAACTTTATAGCCACAGCGTTAAGCATTGCAAGCGGAACAATTAAAAACAACGCCGGCGGCGGCAACATTAACGCTACCGTTTACATTTATGACGTTGTTGCAAATTCCAGCGCAACAAAATCTGCCAACGGCTTTTATGTTACCGATTGGCTGGACGAAGGAAAGAACTTTATTATAACGCCGGCGGCAAACAGATTTAAATTTGTTCCGCAAAGCGCGTCTTTTACGGCGGCCGCGGCGGACGTATTTAAAAATTTCACAGGATACGCTTTAAGCGTTACCAGCGGCGTTGTAAAAAATAATATCGGCGGCGCAAATGTTAACGCTAATATATATGTGTATGACGTTCTTGCAAACTCTACGATAACAAAATCCGCAAACGGTTTTTACGCTACGGACGATTTAACGGAAGGTCAAAATTATATTATTACAGCAAAGGCCGCAGGGTTTAAATTTCTTCCGCAGTCTTACGCGTTTACCGCGGGCTCTGCAGACGCAGCAAAAAACTTTACGGGTTACGCTTTAAGCTACGCTACCGTAACTTTGAAAAACGCGCAAAACGGCGCCAATGTAAATGTTAATATAAAAATATACGATTCGCTTTCAAACTCCACAAATACAATTTATGCGTCGGGGGGGGCGTACGTAATAGAAGCTACGGAAGGATTATCTTACGCAATAACTCCAGACGATGAACTTTACGAATGGACTCCGGCAAGTTGGACGTTTACCGCGACTACCGCAAATAGAGCTCAAATATTTAGCGGAGCAGTAAAAAAGATTTTAAGCGGCAACATAACAAATAATATCAACAGCGCGCCGCTTGCGATAAATTTAAATATTTTTGACGTTGCTCTTAATTCTACCATAACAAAAACCGGCGTAAGTTCGTATAGCACGGGTCTTGTTTACGGCAAGCAATACGTTGTAACGCCGTCCTTGGCAAACTTTATGTTTGTTCCGTCAAGTTTTGCTTTTACGGCGGGAAACGTTGATATAACGCAAAACTTTACGGGTTACGCATTAAGCAAAACCAGCGGTACGGTAAAAAATAATACCGGCGGCGCAAATGTTAACGCTACAATTTATATTTATGATATTGTTGCAAATTCAACTGCAACAAAATCCGCAACCGGTTTTTACGCCAGCGACAATTTAATTGAAGGCAGAAATTACATAATAACGCCGCAAGCCGCAAACTTCAGATTTGAGCCGCAAAGCGTAAATCTAACGGCTACAAATGCGGACGTGTTTAGAAATTTCACAGGCTATGCGTTAAGTAAAACTACGGGAACGGTTCTCAACAATAAAGATAGTTCCGCCGTAAGCGCTAATATACATATATATAGCGTAGTCGCAAATTCCACAGTAACAAAATCTGCCAACGGGTTCTATATAACGGACGATTTGGATCAAGGTAAAAATTACGTAATAACCCCTATTGCCAACAGGTTTATGTTTGTTCCCGAAAAAGATACGTTTACAGCAACAACTTCAAACAGAGTTGCAAACTTTACAGGCTACGCGGTAAGCATTACAAGCGGCGTTGTGAAAAATAACATAGGCGGCGCAAACGTCAACGCAACGGTTTACATTTGGGACGCAGTTGCAAATTCAACGATAACAAAATCTGCAAACGGCTTTTACGCCAGCGACAATTTAATTGAAGGCAGAAATTATGTGATAACGCCGCAAGCTGCAAACTTTAGATTTACGCCGCAAAGCGTAAGTTTTACGGCAACAAGCGCGGATACGTATAAGAATTTTACGGGATATGCAATAAGCAAAAGCAGCGGCACGATAAAAAATAATATAGGCGGGGCAAACGTCAACGCAACGGTTTACATTTGGGACGTAGTCGCAAATTCCACAGTAACAAAATCTGCCAACGGGTTCTATATAACGGACGATTTGGATCAAGGTAAAAATTACGTAATAACCCCTATTGCCAACAGGTTTATGTTTGTTCCCGAAAAAGATACGTTTACAGCAACAACTTCAAACAGAGTTGCAAACTTTACAGGCTACGCGGTAAGCATTACAAGCGGCGTTGTGAAAAATAACATAGGCGGCGCAAACGTCAACGCAACGGTTTACATTTGGGACGCAGTTGCAAATTCAACGATAACAAAATCTGCAAACGGCTTTTACGCCAGCGACAATTTAATTGAAGGCAGAAATTATGTGATAACGCCGCAAGCTGCAAACTTTAGATTTACGCCGCAAAGCGTAAGTTTTACGGCAACAAGCGCGGATACGTATAAGAATTTTACGGGATATGCAATAAGCAAAAGCAGCGGCACGATAAAAAATAATATAGGCGGGGCAAACGTCAACGCAACGGTTTACATTTGGGACGTAGTCGCAAATTCCACAGTAACAAAATCTGCCAACGGGTTCTATATAACGGACGATTTGGATCAAGGTAAAAATTACGTAATAACCCCTATTGCCAACAGGTTTATGTTTGTTCCCGAAAAAGATACGTTTACAGCAACAACTTCAAACAGAGTTGCAAACTTTACAGGCTACGCGGTAAGCATTACAAGCGGCGTTGTGAAAAATAACATAGGCGGCGCAAACGTCAACGCAACGGTTTACATTTGGGACGCAGTTGCAAATTCAACGATAACAAAATCTGCAAACGGCTTTTACGCCAGCGACAATTTAATTGAAGGCAGAAATTATGTGATAACGCCGCAAGCTGCAAACTTTAGATTTACGCCGCAAAGCGTAAGTTTTACGGCAACAAGCGCGGATACGTATAAGAATTTTACGGGATATGCAATAAGCAAAAGCAGCGGCACGATAAAAAATAATATAGGCGGGGCAAACGTCAACGCAACGGTTTACATTTGGGACGTAGTCGCAAATTCCACAGTAACAAAATCTGCCAACGGGTTCTATATAACGGACGATTTGGATCAAGGTAAAAATTACGTAATAACCCCGGTTGCCAACAGATTTATGTTTGTTCCCGAAAAAGATACGTTTACAGCAACAACCTTAAACAGAGTTACAAACTTTACCGGTTTTGCTTTAAGCTTTGCCACGGGAACGCTTAAAAACGTTGCGAATAATTCAAATGTAAATGTTTCCGTCAGAGTTTATGATGTCTCGGCAAATTCTGCCACAATTATAAATAACGCAAACGGTTTTTACAGCGCGCGCGTTATTGAAGGCAGAAACTATATAATTACTCCGGACAACGAATTTTACGAATGGACTCCGGCAAGCTGGACGTTTACCGCAGGAGCAACTGACAAAATTCAAAATTTTGTCGGCGCTAAAAAAACTGCAGTAACGGGAACGATAAAAAATAATATCGGCGCAACAAATATAAACGCAAACATTTATATTTATGACGGAACCGCAACTACTACAAAAACCGTTACCGGCTCTTACAGCGCAGGGCTTGTTTTCGGTAAAACTTACACGTTAACGCCGAAGGCGGACAGATTTATTTTTGTTCCCGCAAGCTGGACGTTTACCGCCGACAGCAGCGATAAAGTGCAAAATTTTACAGGCAAAGCGATAAGCTGGACAAGCGGAACCGTCCGCAATAATAAGGATAATTCCAACGTTAACGCAACTGTTTACATTTGGGACGTTCTTGCAAACTCTACCGCGGCGGTTATAAACGCAAACGGTTTTTATTCAAGCGGTTATTTAATTGAAGGTCAAAATTATGTGATAACGCCGACGGCGGCAAACTTTATATTTGTTCCCGCGGCGTCAACGTTTACGGCTACAAGCGCCGACGCGCTTAAAAACTTTACAGGTTTTGCGCTTTCCAAATCAAGCGGAACTATAAAAAATAATACCGGCGGCGCAAACGTGAGCGCTACGGTTTATATTTATGACGTTCTTGCAAACTCTACGGCAACAAAATCCGCCAACGGGTTCTACGCTACCGACGATTTAATTGAAGGCAGAAATTACGTGATAACTCCCGTTGCAAACAGATTTGTGTTTGTTCCGCAGCGCGATACGTTTACCGCCGCATCGGTAAACAGAGAATTAAATTTTACCGGTTACGCCACAAGCATTTTAAGCGGAACGGTTAAAGGCGCCGTAAGAACAAATCAAAATATTGCCGGACAAATGCGCGTGTATGACAACTTTACAAACTCTACAAACGTTTACGCCTTTGACGGACGCTATGAAGTTAACACGGTTGAAGGGTATAAATACGAGCTTGCGCCTTTTGGCAGCAGAGTTTTATTTACAACCGCCGCGGGCGTATTTAACGCTTCAACTTTTGCTTATACTGCGACAAGTCAGGACAAGCGTCAGGATTTTGTTGCTTACGCTTTAACAAAAGCAAGCGCGACAATTTTAAATAATATCGGAAATACCGCGGCATGGGCGGACGTTTATCTCTACGACGCCGCGGCAAATTCTACGCTTACATGGACGCATAACACCGGCGGCGCAAACGAAACTCAAGATTTAATTGAAGGCAGAAATTACGTTATATCGGTTGTTCCTTATACTGGCGGAATGACTCCGGTAAATCAGAGAAACTTTATATTCAAACCGTCAAGCGTGGCGTTTACCGCCGCAACTGCCGATAGGTTTGACGCAATTAAAGCTTACAGATTTACTTATATCAGCGCTACGGTAACAAACGTTCAGTATGCCACCGCGGTTGTAAGCGGAATGATGCATATAACCGATTCGTTCTTTGGAGATCAGCACATTGCGTTTGCAAGCACGCACACTTATGTAATTGTTGAAGGCATGAGCTACGCGTTTGCGCCGGAAGCGGCAAGCCATGTTATTGACGCGTATTCGTTTACGGTAAATTCCGTTGACAGCGTTCTGGATCATGTCTTTATGGCGTATCCTTCTTACGCGATAGGCGGACAAATTACTTTTTCAAACGGTTCCCCTGCGGCGGGAATAGAAGTTGATATATACAATGTTGTCGCCGGAAGCACCAACACTGTTGTAACCGGTTCCAACGGAACGTATTCTTTCAACGGCGTTTATAATTCAAGCTATACGGTTACTGCGCGTTCCGGAGTTTATAAATTTAACGTGCAGGGTTACGATACGGGCGCGTTAGTTATGCCTCAGCCTAATTTAAATTTTACCGTTGCAGCCGAAGATACAAAAATTGTGGCATATCCTAATCCGTATAAACCGTTCAAACACACAAACGGCGGAATAAAATTTACAAATGTAAAACAAGGCGCTAAAATAAAAGTTTATAACATAGCTATGGAAAAAGTTTTTGAAGATACGGTAATGTCCGACGGGCAGTATTTGTGGAATGTTATAAACAATTACGGCAACGATATAGGCTCAGGTATTTACATATACCATATAGATGTTGACGGTAAAATCTCTAAAGGCAAGATTGCCATTGAGCGATGA
- a CDS encoding AEC family transporter has translation MAENLIAFFIIIAGGVFFQWKKPGNIEADAARHVINTTVIRFFLPALCFKVIASSPIDKNTLLLPLSAIGTIFISLLIAFLIYALVEKWTHITKTEKAVLILAGTFGNVTFLGLPVLSGLYGQDAAQYVLLYDLLATTPLLWIVGAAVASSYGRGRRLTVKESFKILAQLPPIWALIAGFAFNFSGLALPSFLIKTLDLMSMPIVPLMIFSVGLALTAPNLKHTILALPAVALKLLIAPLAAFAISYFLGMQGLPLKASVMEAAMPTMVVTLVIASQFKLDHKLAALAIVLTTALSFISMPAISWLVAR, from the coding sequence ATGGCTGAAAATTTAATTGCATTTTTTATAATTATTGCCGGCGGCGTATTTTTTCAGTGGAAAAAACCGGGCAACATTGAAGCGGATGCGGCGCGGCATGTTATTAACACTACGGTTATACGCTTTTTTCTTCCGGCGCTTTGTTTTAAAGTTATAGCTTCATCGCCCATAGACAAAAACACCTTGCTGCTTCCGTTAAGCGCTATAGGGACAATTTTTATTTCTCTTTTAATTGCGTTTCTTATTTACGCGCTTGTAGAAAAATGGACGCATATTACAAAAACCGAAAAAGCCGTTTTAATTTTAGCGGGCACTTTCGGAAACGTTACTTTTTTGGGGCTTCCTGTTTTAAGCGGGCTTTACGGGCAGGATGCGGCGCAATACGTTTTGCTTTACGATTTGCTTGCAACAACGCCGCTTTTATGGATTGTCGGCGCAGCCGTTGCATCTTCTTACGGGCGCGGACGCAGACTTACCGTAAAAGAAAGTTTTAAAATTTTAGCGCAGCTTCCGCCGATATGGGCGTTAATAGCGGGTTTTGCGTTTAATTTTTCAGGACTTGCGCTTCCGTCATTTTTAATAAAAACTTTAGATTTAATGTCTATGCCTATTGTTCCGCTTATGATTTTCAGCGTTGGTCTTGCGCTGACCGCGCCTAACTTAAAACACACAATACTTGCTTTGCCCGCCGTAGCGTTAAAGCTTTTAATTGCGCCTCTTGCGGCTTTTGCAATATCTTATTTTTTGGGAATGCAGGGGCTGCCTTTAAAAGCTTCCGTAATGGAAGCGGCAATGCCCACGATGGTTGTAACTCTTGTAATAGCTTCGCAATTTAAATTAGACCACAAACTTGCCGCTCTTGCGATAGTGCTTACAACGGCGTTATCGTTTATATCTATGCCGGCAATTTCGTGGCTTGTAGCCAGATGA